Proteins found in one Nostoc sp. NIES-3756 genomic segment:
- a CDS encoding geranylgeranyl reductase family protein yields the protein MYDTIIVGAGPAGGAAAYHLAKKGHSVLVLEKESLPRYKPCGGGVSPIVAEWFDFDFSPAISLKVDSFRFTWNLGDPVEAEIGTKESVWMVRREVFDHFLVQQAQKQGAELRDNTEVTGIEFSSDRWQVNTANGPVTGRYLIAADGAKGPMAKWLGFKERKRRLAGALEAEVPADVEDKSTIHFEFGLVKNGYIWNFPKQDGYSIGVGTFIGGQPQDFKKILVEYSQLFNINVQTSKQYGHPIALWDGNQKLHTQNAVLAGEAACVVDPMTAEGIRPSIYSGVHAAAAVDKALCGDINALEAYTEIIHETWGAEMAWAQKLAGAFYRFPSIGYQVGVKRPTAPKVMGKILCGEMSYSSVAGRALKRLIPGFRGQ from the coding sequence ATGTATGACACTATAATTGTGGGTGCTGGGCCTGCGGGTGGCGCAGCAGCATATCATTTAGCCAAAAAAGGGCATTCAGTATTAGTTTTAGAAAAAGAATCTTTACCTAGATATAAACCCTGTGGGGGCGGCGTGTCACCAATAGTTGCTGAATGGTTTGACTTTGACTTTAGCCCAGCAATTTCTTTAAAAGTAGACTCATTTCGCTTTACTTGGAACTTAGGAGACCCTGTAGAGGCGGAAATTGGTACTAAAGAATCAGTGTGGATGGTACGCCGAGAAGTTTTTGACCATTTTTTAGTACAGCAAGCGCAAAAACAGGGCGCAGAACTGCGGGATAATACAGAAGTTACAGGAATTGAATTTAGTAGCGATCGCTGGCAAGTTAACACAGCCAATGGCCCCGTTACAGGACGCTATTTAATCGCGGCTGATGGTGCTAAAGGCCCGATGGCAAAATGGTTAGGCTTCAAAGAACGTAAACGTCGATTAGCTGGTGCATTAGAAGCAGAAGTTCCCGCCGATGTTGAAGATAAATCTACAATTCATTTCGAGTTTGGCTTAGTCAAGAACGGCTATATTTGGAATTTCCCTAAACAAGATGGTTATTCAATTGGTGTGGGAACCTTCATTGGTGGACAACCCCAGGATTTTAAGAAAATTTTGGTTGAATACTCTCAATTATTTAATATAAATGTCCAGACCAGTAAACAATATGGTCATCCGATTGCTTTGTGGGATGGGAATCAAAAGTTACATACGCAAAATGCTGTCTTGGCTGGAGAAGCAGCTTGTGTAGTTGACCCCATGACAGCAGAAGGGATTCGTCCCTCAATTTATAGTGGTGTTCACGCCGCCGCCGCAGTTGATAAAGCACTTTGTGGTGATATCAATGCTTTAGAAGCATACACCGAAATCATCCATGAAACTTGGGGTGCAGAAATGGCTTGGGCGCAAAAACTAGCTGGCGCATTCTATCGCTTTCCTAGCATTGGTTATCAAGTTGGTGTCAAGCGTCCAACTGCACCCAAGGTTATGGGTAAAATCCTATGCGGCGAAATGTCCTACAGCAGTGTTGCGGGACGCGCCCTCAAGCGTTTAATTCCTGGTTTTAGAGGTCAATAG
- the frr gene encoding ribosome recycling factor, producing the protein MKLAEAESKMQHTVEATQRSFNTIRTGRANASLLDKVSVEYYGTPTPLKSLANISTPDATTILIQPYDKGSLNIIEKAISLSDVGLTPSNDGSTVRLNIPPLTSDRRKELVKLAAKYAEEGRVAIRNIRRDAIDSIRKQEKNAEVSEDESKDLQDKLQKLTNKYTARIDELLAEKEKDISTV; encoded by the coding sequence GTGAAATTAGCTGAAGCTGAAAGTAAAATGCAACATACTGTTGAGGCTACTCAACGGTCATTTAATACAATTCGGACTGGCCGAGCCAACGCCAGTCTACTAGATAAAGTATCAGTAGAATACTACGGTACACCTACACCATTAAAATCCCTGGCAAACATTAGCACACCCGATGCTACTACCATACTGATTCAGCCCTACGATAAAGGCAGTCTAAATATTATCGAAAAGGCTATTTCTCTATCAGATGTGGGCTTAACACCCAGTAACGACGGTTCTACAGTGCGCTTGAATATACCACCTTTAACAAGCGATCGCCGTAAAGAACTAGTCAAACTTGCTGCTAAGTACGCCGAAGAAGGTCGTGTAGCTATTCGTAACATCCGCCGTGACGCGATAGACTCAATTCGCAAGCAAGAGAAAAACGCCGAAGTTTCCGAAGACGAATCTAAAGACCTACAAGACAAACTGCAAAAACTCACCAATAAATACACCGCCAGAATTGACGAATTATTGGCTGAAAAAGAAAAAGACATCTCCACAGTCTAA